A genomic window from Pontibacillus halophilus JSM 076056 = DSM 19796 includes:
- a CDS encoding sporulation YhaL family protein, which produces MIAQIPWWVLLVIAFTLFSGYMAFRANRDEYQLNQRYIEQEGQKYMDRIQEEKEKREQQRVSGT; this is translated from the coding sequence ATGATCGCACAAATCCCGTGGTGGGTGTTACTCGTTATTGCATTTACACTATTCAGTGGGTATATGGCGTTTCGAGCCAACCGTGATGAGTATCAGTTAAATCAGAGGTATATTGAGCAGGAAGGTCAAAAGTATATGGATCGGATTCAAGAAGAGAAAGAGAAGCGAGAGCAACAGCGCGTATCCGGAACGTAA
- a CDS encoding MDR family MFS transporter, translating into MRLRDWDQNLKIRLLGEGMMNFLFWSFFPFMTIYFKGAFGDRTAGLLLIVSQSFVVLANLIGGYCADRFGRKRMMVLAVLGECLAFMLFATANSPFLYSPVMTYLAFGFLGVAQSLYWPASRAMVADVVPKSDRADVFAVFYTALNIAVVAGPLIGSIVFYQYRFATLLTGVFITISLAVLLQVKLEETAPVLKKRRETKVPWYKAIGQELSDYGVIARDRTFLLFIVGGVLVSQAFLQLNVLLAVYTSEVVEEQTLLAVGDWTLTVSGPEAFSLVLAENGLLVALFTVYVTKVMTRFKEKWVFIGSSLLYAVAMTAYGMTESVLVFMLVMGVFTFAELMMVGIQESFVSRVAPEDKRGQYFSASSLRFTLGRLLAPVSLVLTDTFTYSTVFSILGGLSVLSACVFYWMFYRLEQEQGVKA; encoded by the coding sequence ATGAGGCTGCGTGACTGGGACCAGAATTTGAAAATTCGCCTTCTAGGAGAAGGGATGATGAATTTTCTATTCTGGTCTTTTTTTCCGTTTATGACGATTTATTTCAAAGGGGCATTTGGAGACCGTACAGCAGGTCTTCTTCTCATTGTGTCCCAATCATTTGTTGTTCTTGCTAATTTAATCGGAGGCTACTGTGCAGATCGATTCGGACGAAAGCGTATGATGGTGCTCGCCGTGTTGGGGGAGTGCCTTGCATTTATGCTATTCGCCACTGCCAATTCGCCTTTCTTATACTCGCCCGTTATGACGTATCTCGCCTTTGGCTTCCTTGGGGTTGCTCAGTCTCTTTACTGGCCGGCTTCACGAGCTATGGTTGCGGACGTCGTGCCTAAGAGTGACCGTGCCGATGTGTTTGCTGTATTCTATACAGCCCTAAATATTGCGGTAGTGGCAGGGCCGTTGATTGGAAGTATCGTCTTCTATCAGTATCGATTCGCAACCTTGTTGACAGGGGTGTTTATTACCATTTCACTGGCGGTTCTGTTGCAAGTGAAATTGGAAGAAACCGCCCCCGTCTTGAAGAAGCGTCGTGAAACGAAAGTTCCATGGTATAAGGCTATTGGGCAAGAACTATCCGACTATGGTGTCATTGCGCGTGACCGGACGTTTCTGTTGTTTATCGTTGGTGGCGTTCTTGTTTCTCAAGCGTTTCTTCAGCTAAACGTTTTACTTGCGGTTTACACGAGTGAAGTCGTAGAGGAACAGACGTTGCTTGCAGTTGGAGATTGGACACTTACCGTATCTGGTCCAGAAGCCTTCTCGCTTGTCTTAGCGGAGAATGGTTTACTTGTCGCATTGTTTACTGTCTATGTAACGAAAGTGATGACACGTTTCAAAGAGAAATGGGTGTTTATTGGGTCGAGCTTGCTTTATGCTGTGGCGATGACCGCTTATGGGATGACAGAGAGTGTTCTTGTATTCATGTTGGTCATGGGCGTGTTCACGTTCGCTGAATTAATGATGGTGGGCATCCAGGAGAGCTTTGTGTCCCGCGTAGCTCCTGAGGACAAACGCGGGCAATATTTCTCTGCTTCTAGCTTACGCTTCACCTTAGGCAGACTCTTAGCGCCGGTAAGCCTTGTATTGACGGATACCTTTACCTACTCAACCGTCTTTTCTATTCTTGGTGGGTTATCCGTTTTGAGTGCGTGTGTGTTCTACTGGATGTTCTACCGTTTGGAACAGGAGCAGGGAGTGAAAGCATAA